In the Zingiber officinale cultivar Zhangliang chromosome 5A, Zo_v1.1, whole genome shotgun sequence genome, AATAATATTTTAGCACAAATATTTATTCCTCgccaaagtattttttttaacaataaatAGCTTGAGACTTGTCAATAAAACAGTAACAATTTATCTCATAGTCGTGTTATTTAAAGAATAGAATAGTgacaaaaaaattataaaaaaaaacttttgtcaCAAGTATAATCTTTGCCGACTACTTTCTCAATACATATACTTTTAGTGACAGCTAAAATTATTTCGTTGTAACGCATAGGGATACCACAAAAACTACAGATGAAAATCTAGAATAAAGGTGTAAAATATAGTGTACAATGTGCATGAACATATTGGATTACTTCATGGTCAAAACGGCACTATAAATTGGAAATGAGAGCAGCCAGTTCTAAGAAATGGGGCAGATAGGGAAGAAACTGCCACAAGCTTTCAAATCTGTGCCTCTGCAACCTCTATGTCACTCAGTTTCTGCAAATCAGATGAAATTCCCATCTCTTCCATCCTTTTCTGTAGGATCAGTAGCTTCTCTGGACTTCCAAAATTACGATAACCAGATATCATTGCACTACAAATACCCTTGTCAGGAACCAATTTCTTCTGCAACATTTCTTCAAATAAAGTTTCAGCATCTTGCATCCTTCCTTCTATACTCATCTGAGTAATCAAAGCGTAGTAAGTTGATAAGGTTGGTCTGAGGCCTAATTTCTCCAACTCTCGGTAATTCTCAATGGCTTTCTCTGCAGAGTTTGTATCGCAATAGGCAGATATGAGAGTATAATATGTAATTGCATCAGGGCTAAGGCCTTTATCTTTCAAACTAAGGGCCAGGTCTTGAGCTTCTGTTATCTTTCCATTTCCACATAGACCTTTTATGATAATATTATAGGTAACAATGCTAGGCGATAAACCGGTACTCTTGATCTCCTCTACCGTTTCAAGAGCCTTTTGCAACTGACCCTGTTTACAATATGCATCAATTAGAATATTGTATATCTTCAGACTAGGTTGAATATCTCTTAACGACATATCTAGAAAAAGAGCCTCTGCTTCAACAAGCTTGTTGTTCTTGCAAAATACATTGATCAGTGATCCATACGTCACAGCATTTAGTTTCATTCCCATATCGTTCTGCATCACATTGACAATATCGAAGCACCTCTCGAAATTACCAGCTCGCCCATAAGCATCAATGAGAGTGTTATATGTTGCTACACTGGGTGAAACACTCTTCTCTATCATCTCCTTGATAAGACCCTCTGCCTCTTCCATCCTCTGCAATTTGCATAGACCATTTATCAGTGTATTGTACGTAATATTTTCGGCTTTCAATCCAAGTAACTCCATTCGTCTCACTGCTTCAAAGGCTCCGTCTATATCACCTATCCGACAATAGCCATCAACAATTGTATTATAGATCACATTGGTTGGAGCTAATCCTTCCTCTACCAGCCTTTGCAAGACCTCCTCAGCTTTGGCAACTTTCCCATCCTTACAAAGTCCATTCAGCAGTATACTGCAAGTGTGCCCTCCAATTGGGACGCCAGCTCTAACTAATTCCTCAAAGAAAACGTCGAGGTCGCCAAATCTTGAGTGACCATCAAAGAGAACACTATATGTGAACCCATCAGGTGTTAGACCTGCTTTTCTCATCTCATCCAACAAGGCATTTGCATCATCCATCCGGCAGGCACGACAAAGCCCAGAAAGCAGAGTATTATATGTAATGAGGTTTGGCTTCAGCTTGGAAGCCAACATCTGATCCCGAATTCGAAAACCAGCATCCAAGTTCCCGACTTTGCAGTACCCATCAATCATCGTATTATAAGTGACGAGGGTAGGTGCAATTCCCCTCTTCGTCATTTCTTCATACCACTTCTGAGCATCATCCGAGCGCCCTTCCTTCCAGAAACAAGAAATAAGACAATTAAAGGTGAAAAAATCTGGCACTAACCCATCCTTGTGCTCCATGCACTGGAATAATTCGGTGGCTCGGCCAAGATCTCCAGATTTGACAGCTGACTGGATGGCCTTGTTGTAGGTGAAGGTGTCTGGGCGGACCGGGGAGGCGACCACCCGGTAGAATAAGGACAAGGCGTCGGAGTACCTCTTCTGGGAGACAAGCGTCTCGAGCAGGAAATTGCAAGCCGAAAGAGAAgggaaaaggttcggaccttctCGTTCAACCAGAGAGAACAGATGAAGGGCGTCGTCGGGCAGGTTAAGCGAGGCATACGCGAAGACGAGAAGGTTGCAGGCGGATTGGGGGAGGTGTGTGTGACGATTAGGGGATGCGCCGATGAGGGATCGTAAGAGGTGGGAGGGGGTGGGGAAGAGGGTTTTGTGACAGCGGATGAGGGTTTGAGCGA is a window encoding:
- the LOC121980340 gene encoding pentatricopeptide repeat-containing protein At5g12100, mitochondrial-like; this encodes MAKFVRRIFGGTLTTPPFLLPSSRGRVFSSIEVDGLRRGTEKAVEGGGSGGGANEVAEKLLIKLRYQIQQKDVRSHSSLSLAQTLIRCHKTLFPTPSHLLRSLIGASPNRHTHLPQSACNLLVFAYASLNLPDDALHLFSLVEREGPNLFPSLSACNFLLETLVSQKRYSDALSLFYRVVASPVRPDTFTYNKAIQSAVKSGDLGRATELFQCMEHKDGLVPDFFTFNCLISCFWKEGRSDDAQKWYEEMTKRGIAPTLVTYNTMIDGYCKVGNLDAGFRIRDQMLASKLKPNLITYNTLLSGLCRACRMDDANALLDEMRKAGLTPDGFTYSVLFDGHSRFGDLDVFFEELVRAGVPIGGHTCSILLNGLCKDGKVAKAEEVLQRLVEEGLAPTNVIYNTIVDGYCRIGDIDGAFEAVRRMELLGLKAENITYNTLINGLCKLQRMEEAEGLIKEMIEKSVSPSVATYNTLIDAYGRAGNFERCFDIVNVMQNDMGMKLNAVTYGSLINVFCKNNKLVEAEALFLDMSLRDIQPSLKIYNILIDAYCKQGQLQKALETVEEIKSTGLSPSIVTYNIIIKGLCGNGKITEAQDLALSLKDKGLSPDAITYYTLISAYCDTNSAEKAIENYRELEKLGLRPTLSTYYALITQMSIEGRMQDAETLFEEMLQKKLVPDKGICSAMISGYRNFGSPEKLLILQKRMEEMGISSDLQKLSDIEVAEAQI